The Populus alba chromosome 13, ASM523922v2, whole genome shotgun sequence genome contains the following window.
ttaagccatgagaactaggccaatatatatatatatatatatatatatatatataatatatatatatataacatcatattttcacacaacagagaaaatttcaaaacaatatatgtagtagcatgcattttggctttaataaccagtttatttaagccatgagaactaggccaatatatatatatatatatatatatatatatatattatatatattatatacatcatattttcacacaacagagaaaatttcaaaacaatatatgtagtagcatgcattttggctttaataaccagttatttaagccatgagaactaggccaatattttaaaaaattccaaaaaaattattgtgttttctttttagtatttggggTTACGAtcttatacgtaaaacgtattctgaatattaaattttttgattaacgTCAGAATACCCAttaaagataaggatctccttatctaagaggacttttcttgaaccataccaacaactaggaaaacccgaaaataccttagattttatcagacaataaaacaatgcagcttaccttaggtagggcgtatttggggtgctaataccttccctttacgcaaccagtccccgtacccgatctctaagaccagttagggttctagtgaccaaatactaggtggcgactcccattccattttccaccaacaaaaaacaataaatagatatggatagatttacattgtagatttaaaatggaagaaaacatgtgatttcgccgcgacgccgcacacgtgcgacaatattatttgatatgaaaTATGTATGATTGACAGTGGGAAATGTTGGGatgtaatttcaatttaatccatctgggaattattaatatatatttgatttttttatgaaattataatttagttattttaaaaaataagtggtGTGTTATTCTAAATTAGagtatcaaaataatcatttttaatccaaaatttataattttaaattaattcttttatatatatatatatatatatatatatatatatatatgcgcggCAAATCAAGATTAACCCCGGAGGTTAATTGAGATATAAAACTCCAAAATTGGATGAGCAAGGccataaaaccctaaaaaaaggATAGGGTTAAGTGTGCAAGGGACAAATTGGGAGCTGGGCTAAACGCGTCTGGATTATATTGTTTGGTTGTGATGATTAATGGGCACTCATTTGAATTGATGAAGTACTGGTGTGTCCATGCTTGAATGCTGACAAAGCTCTAAAGCAAACCCAGCTGCCAGTTGACACATGACCTACCATTGGATGTCCCAAACAAAACCATACAAAAATATCTATGCTAAAATTGATGCTTCAGATTGTATCAATTATTCAGTTTCTTTAACTGTTGAGAAGATGGATGCAAGGGAAggataattaaataattgatatcacataaaaaaataaaattgtattgttGATCAGGATGAACATGCAAGTGTCAAGAAACTAATTAAGAGCAAGGGTTCGActgtaaatatatattcatgATAAGCACCTTTACTTTAATGTGTATTaattacttatttaaaaaaaaaaaaaaacactagcatGCAACATATATAGGCTAACttctatatatattaatatgcaAGTACAGCAAAGAAGCATATCCTTGAAACTTGTTGCCTATGTATCCCGATATGGAATCAGACAACATGGTTACTGTCCTTCAACACTGTCAAGTCTCTCCACCACCTGGTACCACCTCCGAGAAATCACTCCCTCTCACCTTTTTTGATCTTCGTATGATTGCCTCGTCAGCCAAACATCTCTTCTTCTTCGAATGCACCAGTATCTCCAAGAACCAATTTCTCGAGTCCATCATTCCAAGCCTTAAACATTCATTGTCCCTCTCCCTCAAATACTACTACCCTTTTGCTGGAAACTTAATATTTCCTCCCAATTCTGGTAAGCCTGAAATTCGTTACTTAGAACGTGATTCTGCCTCATTAATCTTCGCAGAGTCGAGTAGTGATTTTATTCATCTCACTGGGAAACAGACACGAAATACGACAGAATTCCTATCCCTTCTCCCTCAACTTCCACCAGAGTCGATGTCACATGACACGCTAGTGGTTCCAATTTCTAGTTTTCAAGTAACGCTCTTTCCAGATTCGGGCATTTGTGTGGGCTTCCACCTCCGCCATGCAATTGGTGATGGCCATTCAGTCGTCAAATCGTTCTTTAAAACTTGGGCTTCGATAACAAAAGCTGGAGGAGATGCAACATTTTTGAGTGGTGAATTCGTGCCATATTATGATAGGACTCGGTTCAGGGACCCTGAAGGGCTTGAGTTCGAGACCATTGTTTGGAATGTTCTCGAGAAAATTACAAAGGAAGAATGGTCACGACCTCATCACCCGAAGCCTAACAATAAGGTTCGAGCAACATTTGTAATTAGTCATGCCACCGCTCAACAGCTCAAGAAACTAGTGCTAGGTCGATACCCCTTTCCATCACATATATCAACTTTCACTGTTACATGTGGATATGTAT
Protein-coding sequences here:
- the LOC118054066 gene encoding phenolic glucoside malonyltransferase 1; its protein translation is MESDNMVTVLQHCQVSPPPGTTSEKSLPLTFFDLRMIASSAKHLFFFECTSISKNQFLESIIPSLKHSLSLSLKYYYPFAGNLIFPPNSGKPEIRYLERDSASLIFAESSSDFIHLTGKQTRNTTEFLSLLPQLPPESMSHDTLVVPISSFQVTLFPDSGICVGFHLRHAIGDGHSVVKSFFKTWASITKAGGDATFLSGEFVPYYDRTRFRDPEGLEFETIVWNVLEKITKEEWSRPHHPKPNNKVRATFVISHATAQQLKKLVLGRYPFPSHISTFTVTCGYVWSCLAKARAACGEDDNEMVHFLTEVDWRTRMDPPLPATYFGNCVLPSLACAKKAQLTGSDGFVIGAKSIGDAIHKSLHHTGGVSKTVKNLAREREAASKGWLLECFSSPKFKMYDIDFGWGRLKTNEELSIDDCEAIAVGDGQNEGETEIILSSPKPVMDAFVSIFSLGLQTLDEEVKKLGANNFTRSKI